The Bacteroidia bacterium DNA window CCAATCGGCAACTTCATTTCTTTTCCTTTCAAGGTTAGATCAACAGCTTTGTAGAGCGGACTTCCTTTTTTGGCTGATTCATAAATGAGTTCATCGGTCAAACAGCCATTGAACAGTTTGTTTTTTAAAAAAGCAATGGTGGTTTCGTCCCAGCAAGCATGAACTGCTCTAAAGTTTTCAGTTTCATAAAAGAGTGGGAGGGATTTAAACCATTCCAAATAATCCTCATATTCAGCTTGCCTGTTATGAAACTGTCTCAGGGTTTCATAATGCTGGATAATATTCTTTATCAAATGTTTCCGCAAATGTCCCCCTTCCGACTCCTGAAAATGGAAACAAAGGGCATTATATTCATGGTTTCCCATTAAGGCAATGGCATTTCCACTTTCTACCATGCTTCTCACAATCTGCAGGGTTTGTGGTATTCGAATACCCCGATCAATATAGTCTCCAATAAAAAAGACTTTTCTTTCTGGATGCGAATAGACACCATTATCCTTCTTGTATCCTAGCTTTAATAATAGTTCTTCCAGTTTGTCGGCATAGCCATGAATATCTCCAATAAAATCGTACATGATTTAGGTATTTATAAATTTCAAGTATAAACTTTTTAAAGTAAAAAGCTTAAATAAAAATTCTCATCACTTGCCTAGCCTCTTAAACGCTATAAAAAGGGGGCTAAAAAGCCAATCCATAAATTAAAATTTCCAGAAATATGGTTAAATGGTATCATGCAGTTTCAATGTTAAATATTTAAGCCTTTAATTCTATTTTTTCAATAAAAATTGCCCCAATTTTAAATT harbors:
- a CDS encoding metallophosphoesterase, which gives rise to MYDFIGDIHGYADKLEELLLKLGYKKDNGVYSHPERKVFFIGDYIDRGIRIPQTLQIVRSMVESGNAIALMGNHEYNALCFHFQESEGGHLRKHLIKNIIQHYETLRQFHNRQAEYEDYLEWFKSLPLFYETENFRAVHACWDETTIAFLKNKLFNGCLTDELIYESAKKGSPLYKAVDLTLKGKEMKLPIGKEFKDKDGTERHEFRTKWWEDPTKMTYKTYSMEDIESLTETPLELNSLDSFAYYHEDSKIVFFGHYWLKGIPQFFKPNICCLDYSVAKGGNLVAYRFSGEKILDKGNLVVV